The following proteins come from a genomic window of Pseudomonas cichorii:
- a CDS encoding NUDIX hydrolase — MTAPLDRSQLDRHFTASGFVLNPDRKMLLLHHRKLGVWLYPGGHIEQGETPDVAVLREIFEETGIRAELLGERDEELADIETDVTVLHQPYRVLCEYIDDKRGPHYHLDLIYVTATPLLACPDDREVENARFFSHQETAALQMFPNFRRMVDRVFADDALWDLVGKKVSP; from the coding sequence ATGACGGCCCCTCTCGATCGCTCACAACTGGATCGGCATTTCACCGCGTCCGGGTTCGTCTTGAACCCGGACAGGAAGATGCTGCTGTTGCATCACCGCAAGCTCGGTGTCTGGCTGTATCCGGGCGGTCACATCGAACAGGGAGAAACACCCGACGTAGCCGTACTGAGGGAGATTTTCGAGGAAACGGGCATCCGCGCCGAACTGCTTGGCGAACGCGATGAGGAACTTGCCGATATCGAAACCGACGTCACCGTATTGCATCAACCCTACCGGGTGTTGTGCGAATACATCGATGACAAGCGCGGGCCGCACTATCACCTGGACCTGATCTATGTCACGGCAACCCCTCTGCTCGCCTGCCCGGACGACAGAGAGGTGGAAAATGCGCGATTCTTCAGCCATCAGGAAACAGCAGCGCTGCAGATGTTTCCCAACTTCCGGCGAATGGTAGACCGAGTCTTCGCAGACGATGCGCTGTGGGATCTGGTGGGAAAAAAGGTGTCGCCATGA
- a CDS encoding DegT/DnrJ/EryC1/StrS family aminotransferase: MNLRTVTQKGTLHSADDLRELERALHSGLTGTSPIVEEYEAAIAALYGIKHVISVSSGAASVTAALAGVDFRPGDEVIVAPTGPICTVLPILAMGLVPVFCDVAPDSFGLDPLDLRRCIRPRTCAVIEVPMWGYPVNSNATWAFVKEAGIPLIQDLAHAHMTRLDGTWLARHGDISCFSTHDCKFISTGEGGFVMTDDDERARRIRAYTRFGNLTGESLGINLKLGGLQAALGLARSRQLNAHLEQRLSNRERLLGLLDNPAFREMPVVPGGVVNGYSLLLQSVGHDGRQLVHYQQRHGIESDIGKYDNQPLYQLPLLTWYHRDCPNAARLLRSLTTVPLHPDLKDDDLHYIAKVLNDYSPN; this comes from the coding sequence ATGAACCTGAGAACCGTTACCCAGAAAGGCACCCTGCACTCGGCTGACGACCTTCGCGAGCTGGAAAGGGCCCTGCACTCGGGCCTGACGGGTACCTCGCCGATTGTCGAGGAATACGAAGCCGCGATTGCTGCGCTGTACGGCATCAAGCATGTGATCAGCGTTTCGTCCGGTGCGGCTTCGGTGACGGCCGCGCTGGCCGGCGTCGACTTCCGGCCGGGCGATGAAGTCATCGTCGCCCCGACAGGACCGATCTGTACGGTACTGCCCATTCTCGCGATGGGGCTTGTACCGGTGTTCTGCGATGTCGCGCCGGACAGTTTCGGTCTGGACCCGCTGGATCTGCGGCGCTGTATCAGGCCGCGGACCTGTGCAGTGATCGAAGTACCGATGTGGGGTTATCCGGTCAACTCGAACGCGACCTGGGCTTTTGTGAAGGAAGCCGGAATCCCGCTGATCCAGGATCTGGCTCACGCCCACATGACCCGTCTGGACGGAACATGGCTGGCACGTCATGGCGACATCAGTTGCTTCAGCACCCATGACTGCAAGTTCATCTCCACCGGCGAAGGCGGCTTCGTGATGACCGATGACGATGAGCGGGCACGGCGGATTCGCGCCTACACCCGCTTCGGCAATCTGACTGGCGAGTCCCTGGGCATCAACCTGAAACTGGGCGGGCTGCAGGCTGCCCTGGGCCTGGCCCGGTCACGTCAGCTCAATGCACATCTGGAGCAACGCCTGAGCAATCGAGAACGGCTTCTGGGCCTGCTGGACAACCCGGCGTTTCGCGAAATGCCGGTGGTCCCCGGTGGTGTGGTGAACGGTTATTCGCTGCTGCTGCAATCGGTGGGGCATGACGGTCGCCAACTGGTGCATTACCAGCAGCGGCACGGTATCGAGTCCGATATCGGCAAGTACGACAACCAGCCGCTGTACCAACTGCCGTTACTGACCTGGTATCACCGCGATTGCCCCAACGCCGCCAGGTTGCTGCGTTCATTGACGACGGTGCCGCTGCACCCGGATCTGAAGGACGACGATCTGCATTACATCGCCAAGGTGCTCAATGACTACTCTCCCAACTGA
- a CDS encoding DegT/DnrJ/EryC1/StrS family aminotransferase gives MSANLSSTANAHAPVSDKYRPVYADDLLTMKLTLERPLSGTSDVVGEYESKLAEWFEAQHAIAVSSGGAALSVAIYASGVGPGDDVLLTPSCPLCTIYPIIAAGANPIFVDTRAHGFGADPASIKARITPNTKAIIDIPMWGYPSEVDELRLLTHELGIKLILDLAHSHGTTLQGRPLSQFGDLSCFSTHERKPLATGEGGFILTDDDALAKRCRDYSRFGNLNGKDFGLNYKLAALPAALGGSRLASLAGQIEKRRENAAYFLSKLDHSKVREKKIIDGGQPNYYFLNLELHFADNRAFIDYLDDAGIPSDIKRYGCKALYEFPALAQYRNECPNAEALLAGMTTIPVHPDITQTELDYMAERINQYGAA, from the coding sequence ATGTCAGCCAATCTTTCCAGCACCGCAAATGCACACGCTCCCGTTTCCGATAAATATCGCCCGGTATACGCGGACGACCTGCTCACCATGAAACTGACCCTGGAACGTCCGTTGTCGGGCACCAGCGATGTGGTGGGCGAATACGAAAGCAAACTTGCCGAGTGGTTCGAGGCGCAGCATGCCATTGCCGTGTCGTCAGGCGGCGCAGCCCTCAGCGTGGCTATTTACGCATCGGGCGTGGGTCCGGGCGATGACGTCCTACTGACGCCTAGCTGCCCGCTGTGTACCATCTACCCGATCATTGCCGCCGGCGCCAACCCCATCTTCGTCGATACCCGCGCCCATGGTTTCGGTGCAGACCCGGCCTCGATCAAGGCTCGCATCACGCCGAACACCAAGGCCATCATCGACATCCCGATGTGGGGCTACCCGAGCGAAGTCGACGAGTTGCGCCTGCTGACCCATGAACTGGGCATCAAGCTGATTCTGGACCTGGCTCACTCCCATGGCACGACCCTGCAGGGCCGTCCACTGTCGCAGTTCGGTGACCTGTCCTGCTTCAGCACCCACGAGCGCAAGCCACTGGCGACCGGAGAAGGCGGTTTCATCCTCACCGACGACGATGCACTGGCAAAGCGCTGCCGCGACTACAGCCGCTTCGGCAACCTCAATGGCAAGGATTTCGGTCTCAATTACAAGCTCGCGGCACTGCCGGCAGCCCTGGGCGGCAGCCGTCTGGCGTCCCTGGCCGGGCAAATCGAGAAACGCCGGGAAAACGCGGCCTACTTCCTCAGCAAGCTGGATCACAGCAAGGTCCGGGAGAAAAAAATCATCGATGGCGGCCAGCCGAACTATTACTTCCTCAACCTTGAGCTACATTTTGCCGACAACCGTGCTTTCATCGACTACCTCGATGATGCGGGCATCCCTTCCGACATCAAGCGCTATGGCTGCAAGGCGCTCTATGAATTCCCGGCACTTGCCCAATACCGCAACGAGTGTCCAAATGCCGAAGCCTTGCTGGCAGGCATGACGACAATTCCGGTTCATCCGGATATTACCCAGACGGAACTGGACTACATGGCAGAACGCATCAACCAGTACGGTGCCGCCTGA
- a CDS encoding Gfo/Idh/MocA family protein, with the protein MTGLRVGIVGLGAQMQENLLPTLLQMPDIRIVAVCDSDRTRAEQINRFVSNVMITDSFDEMLASARLDAVVMACPPQAHRDLSFKAMAKGVHVFVEKPPCFTLDELEALIAASNDAKVVTGVGMNFKFAKPMQQLRKMTSTEQFGQTVHVQLNHYASKPTSPLWGLDSTLRSFLLAQAIHTIDLGVTFGGGELRDIESRVQRHGDSLLVSLELQFTTGASVSLLSGTLFPYFEFDMKIVSSNSMMVELNNLWNITMHEPEHGTSATGTAKRWRGAWQPGPLDSGYERSGYFGELEKFFHAVRTNTAFEASFESLRATYKVIESICDAAEQNLALSA; encoded by the coding sequence ATGACTGGACTCAGAGTTGGTATCGTTGGTCTCGGCGCACAGATGCAGGAAAATCTGCTGCCCACACTTCTGCAAATGCCGGATATTCGTATCGTGGCGGTCTGCGACAGTGACCGTACCCGTGCCGAACAAATCAATCGTTTCGTATCCAACGTGATGATCACCGACAGCTTCGACGAAATGCTGGCATCCGCCAGGCTCGATGCAGTGGTCATGGCCTGCCCGCCCCAGGCGCACCGCGACCTTTCGTTCAAGGCCATGGCCAAGGGTGTACACGTATTCGTCGAGAAACCACCTTGCTTCACACTCGACGAACTGGAAGCACTGATCGCTGCCAGCAACGATGCCAAAGTGGTTACCGGCGTCGGCATGAACTTCAAGTTCGCCAAGCCCATGCAGCAGTTGCGCAAGATGACCAGCACAGAACAGTTCGGCCAGACCGTGCATGTTCAGCTCAACCACTATGCAAGCAAACCCACGTCGCCGCTCTGGGGCCTGGACTCGACACTGCGCTCCTTCCTGCTGGCCCAGGCCATTCACACCATCGACCTGGGCGTGACCTTCGGTGGCGGCGAACTGCGTGATATCGAGTCCCGGGTGCAGCGTCATGGCGACTCGTTGCTGGTCAGCCTCGAACTGCAATTCACCACAGGTGCCAGTGTCAGCCTGCTCAGCGGCACCCTGTTCCCCTACTTTGAATTCGACATGAAGATTGTCAGCTCGAACTCGATGATGGTGGAGCTCAACAACCTCTGGAACATCACCATGCACGAGCCGGAGCACGGCACCAGTGCCACAGGTACCGCCAAACGCTGGCGTGGGGCGTGGCAGCCAGGGCCACTGGATTCCGGCTATGAGCGCAGCGGTTATTTCGGCGAGCTGGAAAAGTTCTTCCATGCCGTGCGCACCAACACCGCCTTTGAAGCGAGCTTTGAAAGCTTGCGTGCGACTTACAAGGTGATCGAGAGCATCTGCGACGCAGCCGAACAAAATCTTGCCCTTAGCGCTTGA